One genomic region from Rosa rugosa chromosome 1, drRosRugo1.1, whole genome shotgun sequence encodes:
- the LOC133741026 gene encoding IQ domain-containing protein IQM1-like has translation MVTMTSISLVSKRTKVMSRTVSFENTNSSNTNRSDGLDTLVFEKSVCYKKRKAGQLKLDTSTLLPKLEGCVSPQTPRELDEAAIKLQKFYKSYRTRRNLADCAVVVEELWWKALDFAALRRSSVSFFESVESETAVSRWARAKTRAAKVGKGLSKDEKAQKLALRHWLEAIDPRHRYGHNLHLYYDVWFNSASSQPFFYWLDVGDGKEENLEKCPRADLQRQCIKYLGPNERETYEVIVASGKLVYRQSGSLVTTTEGSKWIFVLSASRIMYVAEKKKGYFQHSSFLSGGATIAAGRLVASDGVLEAVWCYSGHYRPTEEHFLEFISFLEEQQVDLTNVKKHPIDDDIPPSESTSKDMSTLEDIPSANIEKSTNENERAIDASIVSDDNQDIVEAPKFDSGRGLPCKWTTGAGPRIGCVRDYPTRLQFQALEQVNLSPRIKPERTASNNTPVPSPRPSPKFHLSPRLAYMGLPSPRRLHNLTPSLD, from the exons ATGGTGACAATGACATCTATCAGTTTAGTGTCCAAGAGAACGAAGGTGATGTCAAGAACAGTTAGTTTTGAGAACACCAATTCAAGCAACACCAACAGATCCGATGGCCTAGATACATTGGTTTTTGAAAAATCTGTATGCTACAAGAAAAGGAAAGCAGGACAACTAAAGCTCGATACTTCAACTTTGCTACCCAAGCTAGAAGGTTGTGTTTCTCCACAGACCCCACGCGAGCTTGATGAAGCTGCAATCAAGCTGCAGAAATTTTACAAGAGTTACCGAACTAGACGAAACCTTGCAGATTGTGCTGTTGTTGTCGAGGAGCTATG GTGGAAGGCATTAGACTTTGCTGCACTTAGGCGGAGCTCTGTCTCATTCTTTGAATCTGTTGAATCAGAAACTGCAGTTTCCAGATGGGCAAGGGCTAAGACTAGAGCTGCCAAG GTTGGGAAGGGTTTGTCCAAGGATGAGAAGGCTCAGAAATTAGCTTTAAGACATTGGCTTGAGGCT ATTGATCCACGGCATCGATATGGACATAATCTGCACTTGTATTATGATGTCTGGTTTAATAGTGCGAGCTCTCAACCTTTCTTCTACTG GTTGGATGTTGGAGATGGTAAAGAAGAAAATCTTGAGAAGTGTCCAAGAGCGGATCTTCAACGCCAATGCATCAAGTACCTTGGACCG AATGAGAGGGAAACATATGAAGTGATAGTGGCAAGTGGGAAGCTTGTATACAGACAAAGTGGCAGCCTTGTGACTACTACTGAGGGTTCCAAATGGATCTTTGTTCTCAGTGCATCGAGGATTATGTATGTCGCGGAGAAGAAGAAAGGCTATTTCCAGCACTCTAGTTTTCTATCCGGAGGTGCCACAATTGCAGCGGGGAGATTAGTTGCTTCTGATGGGGTTCTTGAG GCTGTATGGTGCTACAGTGGTCATTATCGCCCGACAGAAGAGCACTTTTTGGAGTTCATTAGCTTCTTGGAGGAGCAACAGGTGGACTTGACAAATGTCAAA AAACATCCTATAGATGATGATATTCCACCTTCAGAATCTACCAGTAAAGATATGAGCACCCTTGAGGATATCCCATCGGCAAACATTGAGAAGAGTACTAATGAAAATGAGCGTGCCATTGACGCTTCCATAGTAAGTGATGACAATCAAGACATTGTGGAAGCACCAAAATTTGACTCGGGAAGGGGATTGCCTTGCAAATGGACTACAGGAGCTGGTCCTCGAATCGGATGTGTGAGAGACTACCCCACACGGCTGCAATTTCAGGCACTTGAGCAAGTCAATCTGTCACCAAGAATCAAACCAGAACGCACTGCAAGCAATAACACCCCAGTGCCTTCACCAAGACCTAGTCCCAAGTTCCACTTATCACCTAGACTTGCATATATGGGACTTCCTAGCCCCAGAAGATTGCATAATTTAACTCCCTCCTTAGATTAA
- the LOC133725440 gene encoding uncharacterized protein LOC133725440 codes for MFGFCCRKLQLLFPSCSFAVDYSVTHFQKASHFTRLYSSKSLLRAQGKKDCSFTVSYLINSCGLSPELALSLSKRHRVHFESPEKPDSVVKLFKDYGFSNAHNSEIVKKLPELLLVSEKTLLPKLEFLGSIGITGTPLAETLCGNPTVLKMSLENCIRPCCDIIKTLGIPYGKVPRFIKRSQWLFKVKVLSNVARNVSVLRSLKVPESTIDLCRPHNLVPVSTDADEFNENVNKVISMGFPPSSCTFMKALYVISMMDESKLAQRKEFYRKFGWTEDNILLAFRKNPIFMSISEKNFLSKMDFLVNKMGLQPADVAGYPSVLTNSLEKWIIARCSVIRVLLLKGLIRKGQFSLLGTALMGNKDLFLHRFVNKYQEQVPELLSIFQGKIGLAELGLGFEERDGVKQM; via the coding sequence ATGTTTGGTTTTTGCTGTAGAAAATTGCAATTACTATTTCCCAGTTGTAGCTTTGCTGTTGATTATTCAGTCACCCATTTTCAAAAGGCATCTCATTTTACAAGATTATATTCATCAAAATCATTATTAAGGGCCCAAGGTAAAAAAGATTGCTCTTTTACAGTTTCTTACCTTATAAATTCATGTGGGTTATCCCCAGAACTTGCTCTCTCTTTGTCCAAGAGGCATAGGGTACACTTTGAATCCCCAGAAAAACCAGACTCAGTTGTTAAGCTTTTCAAGGACTATGGATTCAGCAATGCCCACAACTCTGAAATTGTCAAGAAACTCCCAGAGCTGCTCTTAGTCAGTGAGAAGACCCTTTTGCCTAAACTTGAGTTCTTGGGTTCCATTGGAATTACAGGCACTCCCCTGGCTGAGACCCTTTGCGGCAACCCAACTGTGTTGAAAATGAGCTTAGAGAATTGTATTAGACCTTGTTGTGATATCATCAAAACTCTAGGTATCCCTTATGGAAAGGTCCCTCGTTTCATTAAGAGATCGCAGTGGTTGTTTAAGGTCAAAGTACTGAGCAATGTTGCTCGCAATGTTTCAGTACTGAGGTCACTAAAAGTGCCAGAATCCACAATCGATTTGTGTAGGCCCCACAATCTTGTTCCAGTGTCCACTGATGCCGATGAGTTTAATGAAAATGTCAACAAGGTCATCAGTATGGGATTTCCTCCTTCAAGCTGTACATTTATGAAAGCACTGTATGTGATTTCTATGATGGATGAATCAAAATTGGCACAGAGGAAGGAGTTTTATAGGAAGTTTGGTTGGACTGAAGATAATATATTGTTGGCATTTAGAAAGAATCCCATTTTTATGTCCATTTCTGAGAAGaattttttgagtaaaatggATTTTCTTGTGAACAAAATGGGTTTACAGCCGGCTGATGTGGCTGGATATCCCAGTGTTCTAACTAATAGTTTGGAGAAATGGATCATAGCTAGGTGTTCAGTTATCAGAGTTCTGCTGTTGAAGGGCTTAATACGGAAGGGACAATTTTCTTTACTTGGTACCGCGTTAATGGGCAATAAAGACCTGTTCTTGCATAGATTTGTGAACAAGTATCAAGAGCAAGTACCCGAATTATTGAGCATCTTTCAAGGAAAAATTGGTCTTGCAGAACTGGGCTTAGGATTTGAGGAAAGAGATGGAGTGAAACAAATGTAG
- the LOC133730458 gene encoding transcription termination factor MTERF5, chloroplastic-like: MFGFCCKRLQLLVPSCSTISVDSSVTHFPKASPFSRSYSSLLGSAIDDKPQGRSFTVSYLINSCGLSPELALSLSKKRGVHFKSREKPDSVIKLLKHYGFSDTHVSQIVKKLPTLLLVNAKKTLVPKLEFLGSIGITGTDLTRLVCGSPNVLSYSLDNNLRPCYDVIRTLPIGDEKVGLFMRNSCRILNVKALSNAASNVSFLRSLQVPESSITLCALYYLIAVSRDTAKFRDYVGKVISMGFIPSSTTFVRAVYVISMMNGSKWAQRVGFYRKWGWAEDDVLSAFRKSPTFMFLSEENVSIKLDFYLNKMGWQPANVAQHPAVLTYSLEKWIIPRCSVIRILLLKGLIRKGEYSIASMMFRRDQFLDRFVNKYQEEVPELLSIYQGKIGLAELGLGFEEKEGVKEV, encoded by the coding sequence ATGTTTGGGTTTTGTTGTAAGAGATTGCAATTATTAGTTCCAAGCTGTAGCACCATTTCTGTTGATTCTTCAGTGACCCATTTTCCAAAGGCATCTCCTTTTAGCAGATCATATTCATCATTATTAGGATCTGCAATAGATGATAAACCCCAAGGTCGCTCTTTTACAGTTTCATATCTTATAAACTCATGTGGGTTGTCCCCAGAACTTGCTCTCTCTTTGTCCAAGAAGCGAGGAGTGCACTTCAAATCCCGAGAAAAACCAGACTCGGTCATTAAGCTTCTGAAACACTATGGATTCAGTGATACCCATGTCTCCCAAATTGTTAAGAAACTCCCAACCCTTCTCTTAGTCAATGCTAAAAAGACCCTTGTCCCCAAACTTGAGTTTCTTGGTTCCATTGGAATTACAGGCACTGACCTTACTCGGCTCGTTTGCGGCAGCCCAAATGTTTTGTCCTATAGCCTCGACAATAATCTCAGGCCTTGTTACGATGTCATCAGAACTCTACCTATCGGTGACGAAAAGGTTGGTCTCTTCATGAGGAATTCGTGTCGGATACTGAATGTCAAAGCACTAAGCAATGCTGCTAGCAATGTGTCATTTCTGAGATCACTTCAAGTGCCAGAATCCTCAATCACTTTGTGTGCCCTCTATTATCTTATTGCAGTATCCCGCGACACTGCCAAGTTTAGGGATTATGTAGGGAAGGTCATCAGTATGGGATTTATCCCTTCATCCACAACCTTTGTGAGAGCCGTGTATGTGATTTCTATGATGAATGGATCAAAATGGGCACAAAGGGTGGGATTTTACAGGAAGTGGGGTTGGGCTGAAGATGATGTACTGTCTGCGTTTAGAAAGAGTCCCACGTTTATGTTCTTGAGTGAGGAGAATGTTTCCATTAAATTGGATTTTTATTTGAACAAAATGGGTTGGCAGCCAGCCAATGTAGCTCAACATCCCGCTGTTCTAACTTATAGTTTGGAGAAGTGGATCATACCTAGGTGTTCGGTTATTAGAATTCTGCTGTTGAAGGGCTTAATAAGGAAGGGAGAATATTCTATTGCTTCCATGATGTTCAGAAGAGACCAGTTCTTGGATAGGTTTGTGAACAAGTATCAAGAGGAAGTACCTGAATTATTGAGCATCTATCAAGGGAAAATTGGTCTAGCGGAACTGGGCTTAGGATTTGAGGAAAAAGAAGGAGTGAAAGAAGTGTAG